In Armatimonadota bacterium, the genomic stretch CGGTCGGGCGTCGGCAGGGAGAGGGGTTGGCGACTGCGAGCCCCTTCGGCGTCCAGGTGCGGAAGTTCGCTCCCGAGCCGCGGGAGGAAGCCGGGTAGGCGGCCGGTGCCGCCCACGCGGTTGTAGAGCCCGCCGGGTTCGCCCGTGACAGCGAATCGAGAGCCGCGAACCGGGGAGGTGCAGGTTGTCGCCCGCACGGGTCGCGGAATCAGGGTGGTACCGCGGAGGCGCGCCTTCGCCCTTGAGGCGAAGGCGCGCCTTGTCGTTGGGGGAGGAGACGGCGATGGACACGACGGACGTTGCCGCCCGGGCGGAGGAGATCCGGCAGCGCGCCGCTGCAGAGATCGCCGGCGCAACGACGCCGGAGGCGCTGGAAGGGGTGCGGCGCCGCTACCTGGGGCGGCAGGGAGCGCTCACCGCGGAGCTGCGCGCGCTGCCCGGCCTCCCTCCGCGAGAGCGCGCGGCGGCCGGTGCCGCGCTGAACGGGGCGAAGGTCTGGATCGAAGCGCAGTTGGACGCGCGCCGCGCGCAGATCGCCGCCGAGGCCGCCGCGGCGCGCCTGCGTGGGGAGGCGATCGACGTGACGCTGCCCGGGCGCCGCCCGGTGCCCGGGCGCGAGCACGTCCTGGGCCGGATGATCGAGGAGATCAAGGAGATCTTCCGGTCCATGGGGTTCGAGATCGTCGAAGGGCCCGAGGTGGAGACCGAGGACCACAACTTCCGCCGGCTCAACATTCCCGACGACCATCCCTCCCGCGACGCGCAGGACTCCTTCTACCTCGATCGCGAGCACCTATTGAGGACTCAGTGCACCTCGGTCGACACGCGGGTGATGCTTCACCGCCGGCCTCCGATGCGCGTGGTGACCGTGGGACGCTGCTACCGCCGGGATCCGGTGGACGCCACCCACATGCCCGTCTTCCACCAGGTGGACGGCTTCATGGTCGGCGAGGGCATCCGCTTTTCCGACCTCAAGGGGGTGCTGGCTCAGTTCGCGCGCGAGCTATGGGGACCGGAGGCCCGGACGCGATTCCAGCCCTCGTACTTCCCGTTCACCGAGCCCAGCGCGGAGACCGCCGTGTGGTTCCGGGGCACCTGGCTGGAGATGGGTGGATGTGGGATGTTCCATCCTCGCGTCCTGGAGATGGCGGGCATCGACCCGGAGCGCTACACCGCGTTTGCTTGGGGCTGGGGCGTGGAGCGGCCGGCGATGGTCCGCTACGGGATCCCCGACCTCCGCGTGTTCTGGGAGAACGACATGAGGTTCTTGAGGCAGTTCTGAACGCCGGTGTGGATCGTCTGGCCGATCGGAGGTGCCGATGCGGTTTCCCTGGAGCTGGCTGCTGGACTACGCCGACATCCCCCCCGATGCGCAGGACGCGGAGATCTGGCGGGATCGATTCCCGATGCTCGGGCTGGGCGTGGAGTCCGTCGAGCGCATCGGCGACGACTGGATCTTCGACTTGGAGACGACAGCCAACCGCCCGGACTGGATGAGCGTGGTGGGCATCGCGCGGGAGGTGGCGGCCTCCGCCCGAGGCACCCTCCGCCTGCCGTCCTTCGAGGTCGTACAGAGCGATCCGCCTGCCTC encodes the following:
- the pheS gene encoding phenylalanine--tRNA ligase subunit alpha: MDTTDVAARAEEIRQRAAAEIAGATTPEALEGVRRRYLGRQGALTAELRALPGLPPRERAAAGAALNGAKVWIEAQLDARRAQIAAEAAAARLRGEAIDVTLPGRRPVPGREHVLGRMIEEIKEIFRSMGFEIVEGPEVETEDHNFRRLNIPDDHPSRDAQDSFYLDREHLLRTQCTSVDTRVMLHRRPPMRVVTVGRCYRRDPVDATHMPVFHQVDGFMVGEGIRFSDLKGVLAQFARELWGPEARTRFQPSYFPFTEPSAETAVWFRGTWLEMGGCGMFHPRVLEMAGIDPERYTAFAWGWGVERPAMVRYGIPDLRVFWENDMRFLRQF